A single region of the Denticeps clupeoides chromosome 18, fDenClu1.1, whole genome shotgun sequence genome encodes:
- the plp1a gene encoding proteolipid protein 1a isoform X2, whose translation MGCYECCMRCLGGVPYASLVATLLCFSGIALFCGCGHQALTETERLIETYFARNMQDYITLAYVIQYFQYIIYSLASFFFLYCIVLLAEGVYTTSAVRQTFREFRSTVCGRCLSSSLIIITYILAVIWLLVFALSALPVYLFYNMYTTCHTINVLSETPSSINQLCFDARQYGLLPWNAMPGKACGMTLANLCRTREFFLTYDLYIAAFAGAGITLLALLTYVVSTTYNFAVLRYLGRKGLAPRC comes from the exons ATGG GTTGTTACGAGTGCTGCATGCGCTGCCTGGGCGGCGTACCATACGCTTCTCTTGTGGCGACGCTGCTCTGTTTCTCCGGGATCGCCCTGTTCTGCGGATGTGGACACCAGGCGCTGACGGAGACCGAGCGGCTCATTGAGACCTACTTCGCCCGGAACATGCAGGACTACATCACCCTGGCATATGT gATCCAGTACTTCCAGTACATTATCTACAGCCTGGcatccttcttcttcctctactGCATTGTGCTGCTGGCTGAAGGAGTCTACACCACCAGCGCGGTGAGGCAGACCTTCAGGGAGTTCAGGAGCACCGTGTGCGGACGCTGCCTCAGTTCCTCG TTGATCATCATCACCTACATCCTGGCGGTCATCTGGTTGCTGGTTTTCGCCTTATCCGCCTTGCCAGTCTACCTTTTCTACAACATGTATACCACATGCCACACCATCAACGTCCTCTCGGAGACGCCATCCAGCATCAACCAGCTCTGCTTCGATGCCCGGCAGTATG GGCTGCTCCCTTGGAACGCCATGCCTGGGAAAGCTTGTGGGATGACTCTCGCAAATTTGTGCAGAACAAGAGAA TTCTTTCTGACCTATGACCTCTATATTGCTGCGTTTGCTGGGGCTGGTATCACGCTGCTAGCTCTG CTCACCTACGTGGTCTCCACCACCTATAACTTTGCGGTGCTTCGGTATTTGGGGAGAAAGGGCTTGGCTCCAAGGTGTTAA
- the plp1a gene encoding proteolipid protein 1a isoform X1, producing the protein MWLKGCYECCMRCLGGVPYASLVATLLCFSGIALFCGCGHQALTETERLIETYFARNMQDYITLAYVIQYFQYIIYSLASFFFLYCIVLLAEGVYTTSAVRQTFREFRSTVCGRCLSSSLIIITYILAVIWLLVFALSALPVYLFYNMYTTCHTINVLSETPSSINQLCFDARQYGLLPWNAMPGKACGMTLANLCRTREFFLTYDLYIAAFAGAGITLLALLTYVVSTTYNFAVLRYLGRKGLAPRC; encoded by the exons ATGTGGCTCAAAG GTTGTTACGAGTGCTGCATGCGCTGCCTGGGCGGCGTACCATACGCTTCTCTTGTGGCGACGCTGCTCTGTTTCTCCGGGATCGCCCTGTTCTGCGGATGTGGACACCAGGCGCTGACGGAGACCGAGCGGCTCATTGAGACCTACTTCGCCCGGAACATGCAGGACTACATCACCCTGGCATATGT gATCCAGTACTTCCAGTACATTATCTACAGCCTGGcatccttcttcttcctctactGCATTGTGCTGCTGGCTGAAGGAGTCTACACCACCAGCGCGGTGAGGCAGACCTTCAGGGAGTTCAGGAGCACCGTGTGCGGACGCTGCCTCAGTTCCTCG TTGATCATCATCACCTACATCCTGGCGGTCATCTGGTTGCTGGTTTTCGCCTTATCCGCCTTGCCAGTCTACCTTTTCTACAACATGTATACCACATGCCACACCATCAACGTCCTCTCGGAGACGCCATCCAGCATCAACCAGCTCTGCTTCGATGCCCGGCAGTATG GGCTGCTCCCTTGGAACGCCATGCCTGGGAAAGCTTGTGGGATGACTCTCGCAAATTTGTGCAGAACAAGAGAA TTCTTTCTGACCTATGACCTCTATATTGCTGCGTTTGCTGGGGCTGGTATCACGCTGCTAGCTCTG CTCACCTACGTGGTCTCCACCACCTATAACTTTGCGGTGCTTCGGTATTTGGGGAGAAAGGGCTTGGCTCCAAGGTGTTAA